TCCCGGTCGGAATTCTGGAGGAGATTGAGGTGGATGTGGTGAGAGACACGCTTATGCCAGGGGATTTATTAATCATGATCACCGATGGAATTTATGAGGCAAACAGGAACGTGGAAAATAGAGATCAATGGTTCAAAAGAATGATTAGAGATATGGAGACGGAAAACCCTCAGGAGGTCGCCGATCTTCTGTTGGAAAATATGATTCGGGTGATGAACTATGAAATCTCCGATGATATGACGGTGGTGGTCGCCCGTGTCGACCATTTCCGGCCAAAATGGTCTACCATACCCATTCCGGATCTTCTCAAGATGGAAAGGGGTTCTTTTGTGCAATAAAAGTGGAGATTTTCCATTCGTTTGTCTATAATAAAGAAGATATGGCCAGCTAGACCCAAGGGAGTCCTTGGGTTTTCCCTTTGTGATCTTTTAAGGAAATGGAGGGCATCACGTTGGAGAAGACCCTCGGGGAGACGGTGAGAAAACATCATATGATAAAACGGGGGGATAGGGTCCTCGTCGGCATCTCCGGAGGCCCCGATTCGGTAGCGTTGGCCCATTGGCTTTATCGTCATCGTGAGGAATATGGGATCGAAGTAGCTTTAGCCCATTACCATCACGGACTTCGGGGGAAAGAGGCAGACGAGGATGAAGCCTTTGTGCGTCATTTGGCGAAGGAATGGAACCTGCCGTATTATGTAGGGAAGGCTCCTCTGAAAGAGATCCATGAGGAGGAACTGGGGAACCTTCAGGATTTGGCTAGGGAATACCGCTATCGTTTCTTTCGGGAAACAGGAGAAAAGATCGGAGCGAATAAGATTGCGATTGCTCACCATTTGGACGACCAAGTGGAAACGATGTTGATGCGCTTCGTGCGGGGGACAGGTCCCGGGGGATTGGTGGGGATTCCGTATACCCGCCCCCTTACCCCGACGATCACGGTGATTCGCCCTTTTTTGGAGATTACCAGAAAACAGATCGAGGATTACCTGAAACGGAACCTGCTCTGCTTTCGTATAGATAGTAGCAATAAAAAGACCGATTATTTGAGGAATCGCTTGCGGATTGAAACGATCCCCCAACTTCAAGCCATCAATCCTAATCTTTCCTCCGTTCTCCTTCATCTGTCGGAAATGCTCAGGGAAGACGAAGATTATCTGGCAAGTGAAGCGGAGGATGTATTCTCTTCCCTCACCACCTACAAAGAGCCTGAAGAAATTAGGATCTCCCTCGCAAAATGGAGGGAAACCCCCTTTCCTTTACAAAGACGGGCAATTAAACTAATATGTAATTACTTGGTTCATGTAGAAGAAGAGGTTCCTTATTTTCATGTTGAGGCGATCCGGAAAATCTTCGCAGAAGATCATCCGAAGGAATGGAATCTCCCTTGGGGGATTACCGTGATTGCTCGATATGGAGAGGGGATCTTCCGCATGAAAAGGGAATCAAGAGGGAGGGGATTTCATTATCCGGTTCAAATTCCCGGTTCCATATGGATTGCAGAAATGAACAAGAGACTTATCTGTTCCGTCCTTCATGAGATTCCCCGGATCGATGGCGAACATGCTCTCTTTGATTATGAAGAGGTTATGAAATTAGGCCCTCTCTCTCTCCGCTCAAGAAGAGCAGGAGATTATCTCTACCTGAAGGGATTAGCCGGACATAGAAAAGTAAAAGATATATTTATTGATGAGAAGATACCTAAAGAAAAGAGGGATCAAATTCCTCTCCTTTGTGCAGGAAAAGAGGTGCTTTGGATCCCTGGACTCAGGAAATCGGGTAAAGCGGAGGTCCTGCCTGGGACTCGCCTGATTCTTTCCTGCAAACTTGAAGAGAAGTGATTTAGCGTTATGAGGAGGAAGAATGGTTATATGAGCGGAATTTTTGAGGACATCAAGGAAATCCTAATCCCGGAGGAGGCGATTGACAAGCGAATACGGGAACTGGGTGAAATCTTGAGCGAAGAATATCGGGATAAAAACCCCCTGGTTATTGCCATTTTGAAGGGGGCGGCCCCCTTTATGTCTGATCTGACGAAGAGGATGGATGTTTATCTGGAAATGGATTACATGGTGGTATCGAGTTACGGACTTTCCACCCGCTCTTCGGGTGTGGTAAAGATTATTAAGGATTTAGATTATGATATATCGGGAAGACACCTTCTCATCGTGGAAGACGTGATCGACAGTGGACTTACTTTAAATTATATCGTAGATTTGTTAAAAAGAAGAAATCCCCGCTCCTTAAAGGTGGTTACTCTCCTTGATAAGCCGAAACGCCGCCACGTGGACCTTAAACCGGACTATATCGGTTTCGAAGTACCCGATGAGTTTGTGGTCGGGTATGGATTGGATTACGCCGAACAGTACCGGAATCTCCCATTCATTGGCATATTAAAACCGGAAGTATACGCCGAGAAATGAAGGGATTGCCTTATTTCTCCACGTTATGCTAGAATAAAATATGTGTCTTTTGACCTGAGAGGAGGTAAGAAATGAACAAGATGTTCCGCAACACCGCTTTTTATCTGATCATCATCCTTGTTGTGGTGGGAATCGTCCAACTCGTCGCAGGACAGGGAAAACCGACGGCGGAGATCCCCTACAGCGAATTTAGAAAATACTTAATCGAGGATCAGATCCAATCCTTAAGGATGAGACAGGATAGCGGAACGCTCTATATAGAAGGTCAATTGAAGTCTGCTCCGGGGAAAGAGGAGATGTTCATCACACGGGCACCTCTTTATACCGAACAAGTCTTTAATTTGATCGATCAAAAAATTGACCAGAACCATCTTGTCGTGTACAACGACAGGGCAAAAGAGGGTTCACTCTGGCTCACTTTCCTCACGTCCATCATCCCATTCATTCTTATGGCCGTTCTCTTCTTTTTCTTGCTGAACCAGGCGCAAGGCGGCGGCAGCAAGGTAATGAACTTTGGCAAAAGCCGGGCCCGTCTCTATAATGATGAGAAGAAGAAAGTAACGTTTAAGGATGTCGCGGGGGCTGATGAGGAGAAAGAGGAATTGGTAGAAATTGTGGAATTTCTGAAAGATCCCCGCAAATTTGCGGCGCTCGGAGCACGAATTCCGAAGGGTGTTCTCTTAAACGGACCGCCCGGTACCGGGAAAACGCTCCTCGCCCGGGCGGTAGCAGGGGAAGCGGGCGTTCCCTTCTTCTCGATCAGCGGCTCCGATTTCGTGGAGATGTTCGTTGGGGTGGGCGCCTCCAGGGTTCGGGATCTGTTCGAGACTGCGAAGAAAAATGCCCCTTGCATCATCTTTATCGATGAGATTGATGCGGTAGGTCGCCAACGTGGGGCAGGTCTCGGGGGAGGACATGATGAACGGGAACAGACATTAAACCAACTCCTCGTAGAAATGGACGGCTTCAGTGCCCATGAAGGGATTATCATTATCGCCGCCACCAACCGTCCGGACATCCTCGATCCGGCTCTTCTCCGCCCAGGACGCTTTGACCGTCAGATTACGGTTGATCGACCGGATGTGAGGGGCAGGGAAGAGGTGCTTAAAGTTCATGCCCGCAATAAACCGCTGGGGCCTGACGTCGATTTGAAGACCATCGCGCGCCGCACGCCCGGATTCACGGGGGCAGATCTGGAGAACCTCCTAAACGAGGCGGCTCTTCTTGCAGCCCGTCGCAATAAAAAAATGATCGAGATGGCGGAAATCGATGAAGCCATTGATCGGGTTATTGCCGGACCGGCAAAGACAAGCCGAATCATCAGCGAAAAGGAGAAAACCCGGGTAGCTTATCATGAATCGGGTCACGTGATCGCCGGATTTTATGTTGAACACGGGGATGAGGTGCATAAAGTAACCGTGGTTCCCCGAGGAGCGGCGGGGGGATATACCGTTCCTCTGCCGAAGGAAGATTCCGCTTTCCCTACGAAAAATTATCTTCTGGATCGTATCACAACCCTTTTGGGAGGACGTGTTGCGGAGGAGATCGTCTTTGGGGATGTGAGTACCGGAGCCTATAATGATTTTCAGCAGGCGACAACTATTGCCCGCCGTATGGTGATGGAGTTTGGGATGAGCGAGAAGTTAGGCCCCCTCCAATTTGGTCGCAGGCAGGGGGAGGTTTTTTTAGGCAGAGATATTGGACATGAACAGAACTACAGCGATGCCATCGCGTATGAGATCGATTTGGAGATTCAACGGATCATTCGGGAACAATATGATCGCTGCAAAGTACTGATGAACGAAAAACGGATAAAATTGGAGACGATTGCCCAAACTCTGCTGAAGGTAGAGACTTTAACGAGTGCACAGATCCGTAGCCTTTTGGAAAAGGGGCGAACGGAAAACGATGATATCATCGTGGAAGAGGTATCCCCGACGAATGTACGGGTGATTCTAAAAGGAGAAGCAGAAGGGATGGCGTAGCCATCCCTTCTTCCCTCTTTATCTCGAAGGATCGATCTCCGGAAAAAGAAATCCCCGTGGGGAAACCTTTTTATGAATCGGATCAATGAACCGGGTTACCCCTGTGAAATTCATTTTTTGAGAGAGAGGGTCGATGCATGAGTGCCATAACGGAAAAGATCCCCACAGATATCGAGATTGCCAGAAGCGCGAAAATGAAACCGATTACAGAAATCGCTTCGGGATGGGGGATTAATGAAGACGAGATAGAACTTTACGGAAAATATAAAGCGAAGATCCACCTTTCACTTTTAAAGAGACTTCAGGATAGGCCGGATGGACATCTCGTTCTCGTTACCTCCATCAATCCAACCCCGGCTGGAGAGGGAAAGACAACCGTAACGGTAGGATTAGGTCAGGCGATGAACCGAATTGGAAAAAAAGCGGTGATCGCGCTGAGGGAGCCTTCATTGGGCCCTGTTTTTGGGTTAAAGGGTGGGGCGGCCGGAGGAGGGTACTCACAGGTGGTTCCCATGGAGGAGATCAATCTTCATTTTACCGGGGATTTTCATGCCGTTACTACCGCCCATAATTTATTAGCGGCCTTGATGGATAATCATCTTCACCAAGGGAACGAACTTCATCTCGACCCCCGGCGTATCCTCTGGAGGAGGGTTATGGATATGAATGACCGCTCCTTAAGAGAGATCGTCATCGGTCTCGGGGGAAAGAAAAACGGAGTGCCTCGGGAAGACGGATTTGATATCTCCGTTGCCTCCGAAGTGATGGCCATCCTTACTCTCTCCGAAAACATCGAGGATTTGAAAGAATCGTTGGGGAAAATGCTTATTGGTTACACCTATGAGAATCAGCCTGTATTCGCAAGGGATCTTAAAGCGGAAGGAGCCATGGCCCTTTTGTTAAAGGATGCCCTCATGCCGAATCTGGTTCAGACCATGGAGAATACACCGGCCTTTATTCACGGAGGACCATTCGCCAATATTGCCCACGGAACCAACAGCATCTTGGCTACGAAAATGGCCCTCAAACTAGGGGAATACGCCGTAACGGAGGCGGGGTTTGGAGCAGATCTTGGCGCGGAGAAATTCTTTCACATCACTTCCCGAAAGGGGAACTTTACCCCGGCTGCCGTGGTCGTCGTGGCTACACTGCGAGCCCTTAAGATGCATGGAGGGGTGCCTAAAGAGCGATTGGGGGAAGAAAATCGGCTTGCTGTAAAGATCGGGTTTGAAAATTTAAAGAAACATGTAGGTACAATCCGGCGTGTCGGCCTTCCTCCCGTCGTGGCGATCAATCGCTTCATTCACGATCATGAGGGGGAGATCGAAGAGCTATTTGATCTATGCAGAAGGGAGCATCTCCCGGTCGCCCTAACCGAGGTATGGGAGAAGGGAGGGGAGGGGGGTGCAGAATTGGCCCGCCTCGTGGTGGAGACGGTGGAAAAAGGGAAGCATTCCTTTCGTCCGCTCTATTCGGTGGATCAAGGGATTGAAGAGAAGATTGGGTCCATCGCCAGGGAGGCTTACGGTGCAGACGGGGTGGAGTTTACCGATGAAGCCAAAAAGCAGATCCGCTTTTTTAAAGAGCAGGGATGGGATAAACTGCCGATCTGCATGGCTAAAACCCAATACTCCCTTTCCGATCGCCCGAAGTTACTGGGGAGGCCGAAAGGCTTTACCATCACGGTACGGGAGTTGAAGGCCTCCTTGGGGGCGGGATTCCTCGTGGCTTTTACCGGAGATATCTTAACCATGCCCGGCCTGCCCAAGGAACCGGCCGCCATTCATATGAATGTGGACGGAGACGGGAATGTGTATGGCCTTTTCTAGATGATATAATAAAAAAGATCAGGCATGGAATTTGGAAAGAGGGGGAGCTCACATGCTCTTAGTGATGGATGTGGGAAATACCAATATTGTGATCGGCATTTTTAAAGAAGATCAATTGATTCACCAATGGAGAATGGCTACCGATCGGCATAAGACGGAAGATGAGCTGGGCATGCACCTTAAGATGTTCTTTGATAGCGTAGGGATTGGATTTCATCAAATTGACGGATTGATGATCTCCAGCGTCGTCCCCCCCCTAAGGTTCGCTCTGGAGCAACTGGGGAAGAAATATTTCCATCACCCTCCCCTTTTCGTCGGCCAGGGAGTGGACATAGGCCTTACGATACGGCAGGATCATCCTCAAGAGGTGGGGGCGGACAGGATCGTCAATGCGGTTGCGGCCATTAAAGAATATGGCCCCCCGCTCATTATCGTTGACTTTGGAACAGCCACCACATTCTGTCTGGTTAATGATGAAGGAATCTATCTTGGGGGAGCCATTACTCCGGGGATTCACATCTCGATGGAGGCCCTTTATCAAAATGCCTCTAAGCTGCCTAAGATTGAGTTCGCCAAGCCGGCGTCGGTCGTTGGAAGAAATACGGTGATGGCGATGCAGTCCGGGGTTTATTATGGGTATGTGGGGCTGGTAGATGGGATTGTTAACCGCCTAAAGAAAGAAGTAAAGAAAGATCCCAAGGTCATCGCAACCGGCGGACTGGCAGAATTAATTCGCTCCGATTCGGAGACGATTGATGTGGTTGATTCCACATTAACCCTTAAAGGATTAAAGATCATTTATGATCGAAATCGCTCTCTGAGTGGAAAGATATAATGAGGTGATCATCATCGAGTTATTTCAGATGGAGAAGATGAGAAGGGGAAGAAATCCTTCTCTTTTTGAATGGATGCATGGGATATTCGCTTTTTTAGCGAAAAGCAAAAGGAAAGGAGTAAAACATGGCGTTACAAGGAGATTACTTGGTGCGGGCGACGGCATTTGATGGGCAGATCCGGGCTTTTGCCGTCCGGACCACGGAAACGCTTCAGGAGATAACGAATCGTTTGGATTTATGGGCAACGGCTAGCGCGGCCGTCGGTAGAACGATTAGTGCCGGTGCCATGATGGGAGCCATGTTAAAAGGGAAAGAGAGGTTGACCATTTCGATCCACGGCAATGGCCCAATCGGGCGAATCGTCGTCGATGCCAACGCCAAGGGAGAAGTGAGGGGGTATGCTACCAACCCTCATGTTCATTTTCCACTCAATGAGCAAGGGAAACTGGACGTGGCGAGAGCGGTGGGTAAGGAAGGAACCCTTTATGTAGTTAAGGATTTAGGCCTTCAGGAACCTTATCGCGGCAGCTCACCCATCATCTCCGGCGAGATTGCCGAGGATTTTACCTACTATTTCGCCACCTCCGAGCAGACTCCTTCTGCCGTAGGATTAGGGGTACTGGTGAATCCCGATCATTCCATTCTTGCTTCAGGCGGATTTATCCTTCAAGTGATGCCGGAAGCAGAGGAGGAGGCGATAAACACCTTAGAAGAGCGTCTAAAGATCATCCCCTCCGTTTCCGGGATGGTGGAAAAGGGGCTAACCCCCGAGGAGATGTTAAAAGAGGTGGTCGGGCGAGAGGTCCGTATCCTTCATGAGCAACCGATTCGCTTCCATTGTGGTTGCTCCTATGAAAAATCCCTCGCCGCTCTCAGCAGTTTAGGGACAGAAGTGCTAAAGGAATACGTAGAAAAAGGAGAAGAACCGGAAATCCTCTGTCATTTTTGCCGTGAGCGTTATGTGATTCCTGTCGCCAAGGTGGAAGAGGTGATAAAAAGCCGAGAATGGAACGAGACCTCTTGACGAATTCTCCATTTATTATAAAATGGCGGAAAGATATAAATTGAGCTGAGCAGAGAGGAGAAGAGCAGATGATTTTCGTGATTGATAATTATGACTCCTTCACGTTTAATTTGGTGCAATATTTGGGTGAGTTGGGCAAACAGGTGGAAGTGGCCAGGAATGACCGGATCACTATCGCAGAGATTAAGGAGAGAAATCCCGAGGCGATCCTGATCTCCCCGGGACCTTGTACGCCGAATGAAGCAGGAATCAGCCTTGAAGTGGTTCTTCATTTGGGGAAGGAGTATCCCATTTTGGGGGTTTGTTTAGGGCATCAGGCGATCATACAAGCGTTTGGAGGGAGAATCATCCCTGCACCCCGCCTCATGCATGGAAAAACATCGGAGATCTATCATCATGGAAAGGGGATTTATGAAGGGCTTCCGTCTCCCTTTCCGGCCGCCCGCTATCACTCCCTCATTGGAGAAGAGCAGAGCCTTCCTGATGTTTTGGAGGTAACCGCATGGACCGACCGGGGTGAAATTATGGGTGTGAGGCATAAGCAACTGCCTATTGAAGGGGTTCAATTCCACCCTGAATCGATTCTGACTCAATACGGCAAAAAGATATTGCATCAGTGGATAAATAAAATTAGCGCATAAAGGGGGGGATCAGGTGAACCGATATAATCTCATTCATCTTTACCCGAAGAACAGGGAGGAGATCGGTGAGATCTTTGCCCGCTTTGGGGAGGGAGAAGCAGAACGAGAAAATTTGCTACAAAAAGGGCAATTCTTCTTCCTTTTCGTACAAGATTTGCCGTGGAAAGCGGCCATAAAGTTAAAGGAGGAATTCCGATCTTGCGGCGGAGAGGTCCTGTTGGAGAATAAAGGGGAGGATTCCCTTTCTCCCCATACCAATGCTTTACTGATGGGGAGAAATGGCGAATATATGGAGCTGGTTCAAAAATTAAAGAATCAACCGTTTGGCTTGAAGAGGTTAAGTGTGGAGGTGATGGAACTTTTACAAAAAGAGAAGGAGTATGGCCGGATCCTGGAGATGCCGCTTCCCCATGGGGCTTCTCCCCTCATCATCGGGGAAAAAACCCTTATTATGGGAATTCTTAATGTAACCCCCGATTCCTTTTCCGACGGAGGGCGTTACAACACGTTGGAAAAAGCAATCGCCCATGCCGAGGAGTTGGTGGAGGCAGGCGCGGATATTATCGATGTCGGCGGAGAATCGACACGCCCAGGCTATGAAAAGGTAGCGGAAGAAGAGGAATTAAAGAGGGTTATCCCTGTGATCGAAGAACTGAGCAAGCGAATTTCCCTGCCGATTTCCATCGATACATATAAAGCGGCCGTAGCCAAGAAGGCCATCGAGGCGGGTGCCCACATCATCAACGATGTATGGGGAGCGAAGGGAGACCCCCATATGCCTGTGGTGGTCGCTGAATCAAAAGCACCGGTCATCCTCATGCATAACCGTAAAGCGAGAAATTATCGGGATCTTATTCCGGATATGCTGAACGATCTCCGCGTTTCCATCGACTTGATTTTAGCGGCAGGGGGGAAAGAGGAACAGATCATCATTGACCCGGGTATCGGATTTGCCAAGGATTATGAAGAAAATTTAACGGTGATGCATCATCTTCGGGAATTTTCCTCCCTGGGATATCCCATTCTCCTGGGTACTTCAAGGAAATCGATGATCGGTAAAACCCTTGATCTTCCGGTAGAGGAGAGGATCGAGGGGACGATTGCCACTGTCGTCTATGGCATCGAACAAGGTGCAGAGATCGTACGGGTACACGATGTAAAGGAAGTGGCCAGGGCTGTAAGGATGACAGATGCGATGGTGAGAAGAGGGTGGAGGCATGGATAAGCTCTTCATTCGGGGTATGCAATTTTATGGTTACCATGGCGTTTTTCCGGAAGAAAACAAGTTGGGCCAGCTTTTTATCGTCGATGTGGAGTGCACGTTGTCCTTGAGGGAGGCAGGGCTTACCGACCGTCTGGAAAATACGGTAGATTATGCCGAACTTTATAAAGATGTGAAAGAGGTGATGGAAGGGAAGCCTTGTAAGCTTCTTGAAACCCTGGCAGAGAGGATTTGCGACCGAATCTTTGGGCGAAACGAAAGGATCGATGAAGTCCGATTGGAGATAAGAAAGCCCAATCCTCCCATCCCAGGCCACTATCGGGAGGTAGG
The DNA window shown above is from Thermicanus aegyptius DSM 12793 and carries:
- the tilS gene encoding tRNA lysidine(34) synthetase TilS; amino-acid sequence: MEKTLGETVRKHHMIKRGDRVLVGISGGPDSVALAHWLYRHREEYGIEVALAHYHHGLRGKEADEDEAFVRHLAKEWNLPYYVGKAPLKEIHEEELGNLQDLAREYRYRFFRETGEKIGANKIAIAHHLDDQVETMLMRFVRGTGPGGLVGIPYTRPLTPTITVIRPFLEITRKQIEDYLKRNLLCFRIDSSNKKTDYLRNRLRIETIPQLQAINPNLSSVLLHLSEMLREDEDYLASEAEDVFSSLTTYKEPEEIRISLAKWRETPFPLQRRAIKLICNYLVHVEEEVPYFHVEAIRKIFAEDHPKEWNLPWGITVIARYGEGIFRMKRESRGRGFHYPVQIPGSIWIAEMNKRLICSVLHEIPRIDGEHALFDYEEVMKLGPLSLRSRRAGDYLYLKGLAGHRKVKDIFIDEKIPKEKRDQIPLLCAGKEVLWIPGLRKSGKAEVLPGTRLILSCKLEEK
- the hpt gene encoding hypoxanthine phosphoribosyltransferase, which produces MSGIFEDIKEILIPEEAIDKRIRELGEILSEEYRDKNPLVIAILKGAAPFMSDLTKRMDVYLEMDYMVVSSYGLSTRSSGVVKIIKDLDYDISGRHLLIVEDVIDSGLTLNYIVDLLKRRNPRSLKVVTLLDKPKRRHVDLKPDYIGFEVPDEFVVGYGLDYAEQYRNLPFIGILKPEVYAEK
- the ftsH gene encoding ATP-dependent zinc metalloprotease FtsH: MNKMFRNTAFYLIIILVVVGIVQLVAGQGKPTAEIPYSEFRKYLIEDQIQSLRMRQDSGTLYIEGQLKSAPGKEEMFITRAPLYTEQVFNLIDQKIDQNHLVVYNDRAKEGSLWLTFLTSIIPFILMAVLFFFLLNQAQGGGSKVMNFGKSRARLYNDEKKKVTFKDVAGADEEKEELVEIVEFLKDPRKFAALGARIPKGVLLNGPPGTGKTLLARAVAGEAGVPFFSISGSDFVEMFVGVGASRVRDLFETAKKNAPCIIFIDEIDAVGRQRGAGLGGGHDEREQTLNQLLVEMDGFSAHEGIIIIAATNRPDILDPALLRPGRFDRQITVDRPDVRGREEVLKVHARNKPLGPDVDLKTIARRTPGFTGADLENLLNEAALLAARRNKKMIEMAEIDEAIDRVIAGPAKTSRIISEKEKTRVAYHESGHVIAGFYVEHGDEVHKVTVVPRGAAGGYTVPLPKEDSAFPTKNYLLDRITTLLGGRVAEEIVFGDVSTGAYNDFQQATTIARRMVMEFGMSEKLGPLQFGRRQGEVFLGRDIGHEQNYSDAIAYEIDLEIQRIIREQYDRCKVLMNEKRIKLETIAQTLLKVETLTSAQIRSLLEKGRTENDDIIVEEVSPTNVRVILKGEAEGMA
- a CDS encoding formate--tetrahydrofolate ligase, yielding MSAITEKIPTDIEIARSAKMKPITEIASGWGINEDEIELYGKYKAKIHLSLLKRLQDRPDGHLVLVTSINPTPAGEGKTTVTVGLGQAMNRIGKKAVIALREPSLGPVFGLKGGAAGGGYSQVVPMEEINLHFTGDFHAVTTAHNLLAALMDNHLHQGNELHLDPRRILWRRVMDMNDRSLREIVIGLGGKKNGVPREDGFDISVASEVMAILTLSENIEDLKESLGKMLIGYTYENQPVFARDLKAEGAMALLLKDALMPNLVQTMENTPAFIHGGPFANIAHGTNSILATKMALKLGEYAVTEAGFGADLGAEKFFHITSRKGNFTPAAVVVVATLRALKMHGGVPKERLGEENRLAVKIGFENLKKHVGTIRRVGLPPVVAINRFIHDHEGEIEELFDLCRREHLPVALTEVWEKGGEGGAELARLVVETVEKGKHSFRPLYSVDQGIEEKIGSIAREAYGADGVEFTDEAKKQIRFFKEQGWDKLPICMAKTQYSLSDRPKLLGRPKGFTITVRELKASLGAGFLVAFTGDILTMPGLPKEPAAIHMNVDGDGNVYGLF
- a CDS encoding type III pantothenate kinase; the protein is MLLVMDVGNTNIVIGIFKEDQLIHQWRMATDRHKTEDELGMHLKMFFDSVGIGFHQIDGLMISSVVPPLRFALEQLGKKYFHHPPLFVGQGVDIGLTIRQDHPQEVGADRIVNAVAAIKEYGPPLIIVDFGTATTFCLVNDEGIYLGGAITPGIHISMEALYQNASKLPKIEFAKPASVVGRNTVMAMQSGVYYGYVGLVDGIVNRLKKEVKKDPKVIATGGLAELIRSDSETIDVVDSTLTLKGLKIIYDRNRSLSGKI
- the hslO gene encoding Hsp33 family molecular chaperone HslO, yielding MALQGDYLVRATAFDGQIRAFAVRTTETLQEITNRLDLWATASAAVGRTISAGAMMGAMLKGKERLTISIHGNGPIGRIVVDANAKGEVRGYATNPHVHFPLNEQGKLDVARAVGKEGTLYVVKDLGLQEPYRGSSPIISGEIAEDFTYYFATSEQTPSAVGLGVLVNPDHSILASGGFILQVMPEAEEEAINTLEERLKIIPSVSGMVEKGLTPEEMLKEVVGREVRILHEQPIRFHCGCSYEKSLAALSSLGTEVLKEYVEKGEEPEILCHFCRERYVIPVAKVEEVIKSREWNETS
- a CDS encoding anthranilate synthase component II — translated: MIFVIDNYDSFTFNLVQYLGELGKQVEVARNDRITIAEIKERNPEAILISPGPCTPNEAGISLEVVLHLGKEYPILGVCLGHQAIIQAFGGRIIPAPRLMHGKTSEIYHHGKGIYEGLPSPFPAARYHSLIGEEQSLPDVLEVTAWTDRGEIMGVRHKQLPIEGVQFHPESILTQYGKKILHQWINKISA
- the folP gene encoding dihydropteroate synthase, which produces MNRYNLIHLYPKNREEIGEIFARFGEGEAERENLLQKGQFFFLFVQDLPWKAAIKLKEEFRSCGGEVLLENKGEDSLSPHTNALLMGRNGEYMELVQKLKNQPFGLKRLSVEVMELLQKEKEYGRILEMPLPHGASPLIIGEKTLIMGILNVTPDSFSDGGRYNTLEKAIAHAEELVEAGADIIDVGGESTRPGYEKVAEEEELKRVIPVIEELSKRISLPISIDTYKAAVAKKAIEAGAHIINDVWGAKGDPHMPVVVAESKAPVILMHNRKARNYRDLIPDMLNDLRVSIDLILAAGGKEEQIIIDPGIGFAKDYEENLTVMHHLREFSSLGYPILLGTSRKSMIGKTLDLPVEERIEGTIATVVYGIEQGAEIVRVHDVKEVARAVRMTDAMVRRGWRHG
- the folB gene encoding dihydroneopterin aldolase; protein product: MDKLFIRGMQFYGYHGVFPEENKLGQLFIVDVECTLSLREAGLTDRLENTVDYAELYKDVKEVMEGKPCKLLETLAERICDRIFGRNERIDEVRLEIRKPNPPIPGHYREVGIVMERRRHG